The following are encoded together in the Desulfovibrio legallii genome:
- the hpf gene encoding ribosome hibernation-promoting factor, HPF/YfiA family, giving the protein MNISFAFKNFDASDHLKKYARRRMEKLGRFFGKSAGLDVAVVLTVDKFRHRCEVTVTGEGLHINASEQTSDMYAAIDLVTDKVEAQIKRQVSRVKEQRRKARNAEVDVFTYTVDAEGEAPQPVEGTDRLATKPLHLDEALMQLDSIGSDFLVFFNAENSRINVVYRTRASGYALIDPVL; this is encoded by the coding sequence ATGAACATCTCCTTCGCCTTCAAAAACTTCGACGCCTCCGACCATCTGAAAAAATACGCTCGCCGCCGCATGGAAAAGCTGGGGCGGTTTTTTGGCAAATCCGCCGGTCTGGACGTGGCCGTGGTGCTGACCGTGGACAAATTCCGCCATCGCTGCGAGGTTACCGTCACCGGCGAGGGCCTGCACATTAATGCTTCAGAACAGACTTCGGACATGTACGCCGCCATTGACCTGGTGACGGACAAGGTGGAAGCCCAGATCAAGCGTCAGGTTTCACGGGTCAAGGAGCAGCGCCGCAAGGCCCGCAACGCCGAAGTGGACGTGTTTACCTATACCGTGGACGCCGAAGGCGAGGCCCCGCAGCCTGTGGAAGGTACGGACCGGCTGGCCACAAAACCCCTGCATCTGGATGAGGCGCTCATGCAGCTGGATTCCATCGGTAGTGATTTTCTGGTCTTTTTTAATGCGGAGAACAGCCGTATCAATGTGGTTTATCGTACGCGCGCCAGCGGGTATGCGTTGATTGATCCCGTATTGTAG
- a CDS encoding long-chain-fatty-acid--CoA ligase translates to MSTELTRPWFDHYDAFVPHTASVWNKPLYAMLDEAAEKYPNRYALIFQNTRITYKKLRERAELFAGALRRMGVRSGQRVAIMLPNLPQTMIAFWGVIKAGAVVVMTNPLYMEKEIVANMQDSGAEHMILLDMLWPRIDALRDRLPLRNFIVTSAADSLSFPLNWLYKLKKRRSNKAPIPYDNKNVFAWQSFCKGARRYAAPIADPQRDPIMLQYTGGTTGLPKGVVLTHANLGTNCRQVLNIINVRPETHHTFISLLPFFHVYGLTTGLIIPMALASTTLPLPRYVPQDVLRLIDKRKPTIFPGAPSVYISLLQQKNLNKFDLGSIQICVSGSAPLPREIFRRFQEATGAAILEGYGLTEASPITHINPLGKQGQRANSIGMPVPGTDARIVDMEGGSLTLPPGKMGELVVQGPQVMHGYWRRPDETASALRNGWLYTGDLASMDEDGYFYILDRKKDMVLVGGYNVYPREVDEVLLEHPKVLEAVSVGIGDDLRGEVLKAYVVPRQGETLTKADIIAWCRQKLANYKVPRLVEFRESLPKTIVGKVLRRALREEEEQKRAQRKKRRHDADAAQPAGTTEEPLGHA, encoded by the coding sequence ATGAGCACAGAACTTACCCGCCCCTGGTTTGACCACTATGATGCCTTTGTGCCCCACACCGCCAGCGTGTGGAACAAACCCCTCTACGCCATGCTGGACGAAGCGGCGGAAAAATACCCCAACCGCTACGCGCTCATTTTTCAGAACACGCGCATTACCTACAAAAAACTGCGGGAGCGGGCCGAACTTTTTGCCGGCGCACTGCGGCGCATGGGCGTGCGCTCCGGACAGCGGGTGGCCATCATGCTGCCCAACCTGCCGCAGACCATGATCGCCTTCTGGGGCGTCATCAAGGCCGGGGCCGTGGTGGTCATGACCAACCCCCTGTATATGGAAAAGGAAATCGTGGCCAACATGCAGGATTCCGGCGCGGAGCACATGATCCTGCTGGATATGCTCTGGCCGCGCATAGACGCTCTGCGGGACCGCCTGCCTTTGCGCAACTTTATTGTCACCAGTGCGGCGGATTCTCTGTCCTTTCCTCTCAACTGGCTGTACAAGCTGAAAAAGCGTCGCAGCAACAAAGCCCCCATCCCCTACGACAACAAAAACGTTTTTGCCTGGCAGAGCTTCTGCAAAGGGGCGCGACGCTATGCGGCGCCCATTGCCGACCCCCAGCGCGACCCCATCATGCTGCAGTACACCGGGGGCACTACCGGCCTGCCCAAGGGCGTCGTGCTCACCCACGCCAACCTGGGCACCAACTGCCGCCAGGTGCTGAACATTATCAATGTCCGCCCCGAAACGCACCACACCTTCATTTCTTTGCTGCCCTTCTTTCACGTCTACGGCCTGACCACGGGGCTGATCATCCCCATGGCCCTGGCCTCCACCACCCTGCCCTTGCCGCGCTATGTGCCGCAGGACGTGCTGCGCCTTATTGACAAGCGCAAGCCCACCATCTTTCCCGGCGCGCCCTCGGTCTACATTTCCTTGCTGCAGCAGAAAAATCTGAACAAATTCGACCTGGGCAGCATCCAGATATGCGTTTCCGGATCCGCGCCCCTACCGCGCGAAATCTTCCGCCGCTTTCAGGAAGCCACAGGCGCGGCCATTCTGGAAGGCTACGGCCTTACCGAAGCCTCGCCCATCACCCACATCAACCCTCTGGGCAAACAGGGGCAGCGGGCCAATTCCATCGGCATGCCCGTGCCAGGCACGGACGCCCGCATTGTGGACATGGAGGGCGGCTCCCTGACCCTGCCCCCCGGCAAGATGGGCGAACTGGTGGTGCAGGGGCCGCAGGTCATGCACGGCTACTGGCGGCGGCCCGACGAAACGGCCAGCGCCTTGCGCAACGGCTGGCTCTACACTGGCGATTTGGCCAGCATGGATGAAGACGGCTACTTTTACATCCTGGATCGCAAAAAAGATATGGTCCTGGTGGGCGGCTACAACGTCTACCCCCGCGAGGTGGACGAAGTGCTGCTGGAACACCCCAAGGTGCTGGAAGCCGTGAGCGTGGGCATCGGCGACGACCTGCGCGGCGAAGTGCTCAAAGCCTATGTGGTGCCCCGTCAGGGCGAAACCCTGACCAAGGCGGACATCATTGCCTGGTGTCGGCAAAAGCTGGCCAACTACAAGGTGCCGCGCCTGGTGGAATTTCGTGAAAGTCTGCCCAAGACCATTGTGGGCAAGGTGCTGCGCCGCGCCCTGCGGGAAGAGGAAGAACAGAAGCGCGCCCAACGCAAGAAACGCCGTCATGACGCGGACGCAGCGCAACCTGCTGGAACAACAGAAGAACCGCTGGGACACGCTTGA
- a CDS encoding phosphoribosylformylglycinamidine synthase subunit PurQ: MGTVNTLVITGYGTNSHLETAHTARLAGADRADVVHFSDLVAAKVHLDDYHFLIFPGGFLDGDDLGAAQTAVMRWRYLEDAAGVPLREQLDRFLEAGKLVLGICNGFQLLVKLGVLPALDGHRFERQVSLGHNDSARFEDRWVRLAPNAQSPCVFTKGLPPLAMPVRHGEGKLVPRDADCLSRLQKENLIALQYADPKTGLPTQEYPYNPNGSALAIAGLTDPTGRVLGLMPHPEAFHHVTNHPGWTRGELDPPGTLLFVNAVRYLREL; encoded by the coding sequence ATGGGCACGGTCAATACGCTGGTCATCACCGGCTACGGCACCAATTCGCATCTGGAAACCGCCCACACCGCCCGCCTGGCCGGAGCCGACCGGGCCGACGTGGTGCACTTTTCCGACCTGGTGGCCGCCAAGGTTCACTTGGACGACTATCACTTCCTCATTTTTCCCGGTGGCTTTCTGGACGGCGACGATTTGGGCGCGGCCCAGACCGCCGTTATGCGCTGGCGCTACCTTGAAGACGCTGCGGGCGTGCCCCTGCGGGAGCAACTGGACCGCTTTCTTGAGGCCGGCAAGCTGGTGCTGGGCATCTGCAACGGCTTTCAGCTGCTGGTCAAGCTGGGCGTGCTGCCCGCCCTGGACGGCCACCGCTTCGAACGCCAGGTCTCGCTGGGACACAACGACTCCGCCCGCTTTGAAGACCGCTGGGTGCGCCTTGCGCCCAACGCCCAAAGCCCCTGCGTGTTCACCAAAGGCCTGCCCCCCCTGGCCATGCCCGTGCGCCACGGCGAGGGCAAGCTGGTGCCCCGCGACGCGGATTGCCTGAGCCGCCTGCAGAAAGAAAACCTTATCGCCCTGCAGTACGCCGACCCAAAGACAGGCCTGCCCACCCAGGAATATCCTTATAACCCCAATGGATCGGCCCTGGCCATCGCCGGCCTCACGGATCCCACCGGCCGCGTGCTGGGCCTTATGCCCCACCCTGAGGCATTTCACCATGTCACCAACCACCCGGGCTGGACCAGGGGTGAGTTGGACCCGCCGGGCACGCTGCTTTTCGTCAATGCTGTGCGCTATCTGCGTGAGCTGTAA
- a CDS encoding zinc ribbon domain-containing protein has product MSSAVYFEQIRQLVELQKVDDAIHEVRQELDRAPGDLEALEQRFAAVETQRNYVLDKLTHLQEQQKRLSLEIDDDAARIKKSKNKLTLVGNTREYHAVLREMDSMEKVNRSREEEKMTLLDEVQSQNDALAELDVTYNALKAELEDKRSNLDARLQKAQASLVQLDAKRANVGTAIPHPVFLRYEFIRERLDHPVIVAVREGVCTGCHIAVPPQTFIELQRGQQILSCPNCQRLIFWCEHFQDAEQPQCAPQAPANDQA; this is encoded by the coding sequence ATGAGCAGTGCCGTCTATTTTGAACAAATCCGTCAACTTGTTGAACTGCAAAAAGTTGACGACGCCATCCACGAAGTCCGGCAGGAGCTGGACCGCGCCCCCGGCGATCTGGAAGCCCTGGAACAGCGCTTTGCCGCGGTGGAAACCCAACGCAATTATGTGCTGGACAAGCTGACCCACCTGCAGGAGCAGCAGAAGCGTCTTTCGCTCGAAATCGACGATGACGCGGCCCGCATCAAAAAAAGCAAAAACAAGCTCACCCTGGTGGGCAATACCCGCGAATATCACGCCGTACTGCGCGAAATGGACAGCATGGAAAAGGTCAATCGCTCCCGCGAAGAAGAAAAAATGACCTTGCTGGATGAAGTCCAAAGCCAGAACGACGCCCTAGCCGAACTGGACGTAACTTATAACGCCCTCAAGGCCGAACTGGAAGACAAACGCAGCAATCTGGACGCCCGGCTGCAAAAAGCCCAGGCCAGTCTGGTGCAGTTGGACGCCAAACGCGCCAATGTGGGCACGGCCATCCCCCACCCGGTTTTTCTGCGCTACGAATTCATCCGTGAGCGGCTGGATCACCCGGTCATCGTGGCTGTGCGGGAAGGCGTCTGCACGGGCTGCCACATCGCCGTGCCGCCGCAGACCTTCATCGAGCTGCAGCGCGGCCAGCAGATATTGAGCTGCCCCAACTGCCAGCGCCTGATTTTCTGGTGCGAACATTTTCAGGATGCGGAGCAGCCCCAGTGCGCACCGCAGGCCCCGGCCAACGACCAGGCCTGA
- a CDS encoding STAS domain-containing protein — protein sequence MFSLQAESHNKVTVLRLAGDMVLPDVPDLSRQLDAYILAPGIRQVVLDLSEVNKLDASGLGVLVSASTKGRSQGRRLVLLTPAPHVTDLLRKSEIEGFFPTFYSEEELKGYIPDTAE from the coding sequence ATGTTTTCCCTTCAGGCGGAATCCCACAACAAGGTCACCGTACTGCGCCTTGCAGGCGACATGGTTCTGCCCGATGTGCCTGACCTAAGCCGGCAACTGGACGCCTATATCCTGGCCCCGGGCATTCGGCAGGTGGTGCTGGACCTGAGCGAGGTGAACAAACTGGACGCCTCCGGTCTGGGCGTCCTGGTGAGCGCCAGCACCAAGGGCCGCAGTCAGGGCAGACGCCTGGTGTTGCTGACGCCTGCGCCCCATGTGACCGATCTTTTACGCAAATCCGAAATTGAGGGATTTTTCCCCACCTTCTACAGCGAAGAGGAACTCAAAGGCTACATCCCCGACACAGCGGAATAG
- a CDS encoding CTP synthase: MKTKYIFVTGGVLSSLGKGLAAASLGALLQTRGLTVTIQKLDPYINVDPGTMNPFQHGEVFVTDDGAETDLDLGHYERYLNVPMSRKNNTTSGAIYNHVIAKERHGDYLGATVQVIPHITDEIKSVVLSLAEGDDAPDVAIIEIGGTVGDIEGLPFLEAIRQLRSELGRDNCLNIHLTLVPYLRTAGEHKTKPTQHSVKELLSIGIQPDIILCRCEQSIPEELRRKIALFCNVDQDAVFSSVDVNNIYEVPLKFYEEGFDQKVAIMLRLPARNAHLEAWEKLVSDCANPKGQVTIAIVGKYVDLKEAYKSLHEALIHGGVANRVDVELRYVNSENVTEANAAGHFEGCDGILVPGGFGYRGVEGKIAAIRYAREKGVPFFGICLGMQCAVIEFARHVAGLEDANSEEFNPLSDHKVIYLMTEWYDFRTKNVERRDAGSDKGGTMRLGAYPCKLLPGTKAHDAYKKDLVEERHRHRYEFNNAFREMFGQKGMVFSGTAPDDSLVEIIELPDHPWFLGCQFHPEFKSRPMNAHPLFREFIGAAKKYAKGHGRS; the protein is encoded by the coding sequence ATGAAAACAAAGTATATTTTTGTGACGGGCGGTGTGCTTTCGTCACTGGGCAAAGGCCTGGCGGCCGCTTCCCTGGGCGCGTTGCTGCAGACGCGCGGGCTGACGGTCACCATCCAGAAGCTGGACCCGTACATTAACGTGGACCCCGGCACAATGAACCCTTTTCAGCACGGCGAAGTCTTTGTCACCGACGACGGCGCCGAAACCGACCTGGACCTGGGCCACTATGAGCGCTACCTCAACGTGCCCATGTCCCGCAAGAACAACACCACCTCCGGGGCCATTTACAACCACGTCATTGCCAAAGAGCGCCACGGCGACTATCTGGGCGCCACGGTGCAGGTGATTCCCCACATCACCGATGAGATTAAGAGCGTGGTGCTTTCGCTGGCTGAAGGCGATGACGCGCCAGACGTGGCCATCATCGAAATCGGCGGCACCGTGGGCGACATTGAAGGCCTGCCTTTTCTGGAGGCCATCCGCCAGCTGCGTTCGGAGCTGGGCCGCGACAATTGCCTGAACATCCACCTCACCTTGGTGCCCTACTTGCGCACGGCGGGTGAGCACAAGACCAAGCCCACCCAGCACAGCGTCAAAGAGCTGCTCTCCATCGGCATTCAGCCGGACATCATCCTCTGCCGCTGCGAGCAGAGCATCCCCGAAGAGCTGCGCCGCAAGATCGCCCTGTTCTGCAATGTGGACCAGGACGCCGTGTTCTCTTCGGTGGACGTAAACAACATTTATGAAGTGCCCCTCAAGTTTTATGAGGAGGGCTTTGACCAGAAAGTGGCCATCATGCTGCGCCTGCCCGCGCGCAATGCCCACCTGGAAGCCTGGGAAAAGCTGGTCAGCGATTGCGCCAATCCCAAAGGCCAGGTAACCATTGCCATTGTGGGCAAGTATGTGGATCTGAAGGAAGCCTACAAGAGCCTGCACGAGGCGCTTATCCACGGCGGGGTGGCCAACCGGGTGGATGTGGAGCTGCGCTACGTCAATTCAGAAAATGTGACCGAGGCCAATGCCGCCGGGCACTTTGAGGGCTGTGACGGCATCTTGGTGCCCGGAGGTTTCGGCTACCGGGGGGTGGAGGGCAAAATTGCGGCCATCCGCTACGCGCGGGAAAAGGGCGTGCCTTTCTTCGGCATTTGCCTTGGCATGCAGTGCGCCGTCATTGAATTTGCCCGGCACGTGGCCGGGTTGGAAGATGCCAATTCCGAGGAATTTAACCCTCTTTCCGACCACAAGGTCATTTACCTCATGACGGAATGGTACGACTTCCGTACCAAGAACGTGGAGCGGCGCGACGCCGGCAGCGACAAGGGCGGCACCATGCGCCTGGGCGCGTACCCCTGCAAGCTGCTGCCCGGCACCAAGGCGCACGATGCCTACAAAAAAGACCTGGTGGAGGAGCGCCACCGCCACCGCTACGAGTTCAACAACGCTTTTCGCGAGATGTTCGGCCAGAAGGGCATGGTCTTCAGCGGTACGGCTCCGGACGACTCACTGGTGGAAATCATTGAGCTGCCGGACCATCCCTGGTTTCTGGGCTGCCAGTTCCATCCGGAATTCAAATCCCGGCCCATGAACGCGCACCCTTTGTTCCGCGAGTTTATCGGCGCGGCCAAAAAATACGCCAAGGGACACGGCAGGAGCTGA
- the ispD gene encoding 2-C-methyl-D-erythritol 4-phosphate cytidylyltransferase, producing the protein MPQPVFTSDAEDAPWALVLAAGHGSRMAAATGGEAKQFLPWRGLPLYWHAAQAMSRSGLTAGLVFVFPPQRRAAEEERLRALCRSHDLGLPWVCADGGETRQDSVRQGLAALPARTRWVLVHDAARPFVSPALVQRVCAALREGAVGVVPALPVTDTIKTVAEGKVLATLPRHSLAAVQTPQGFCCATLRRAHAAALAAPGGPATDDAALLEALGEEVRVVPGETVNVKLTHPQDLDLLRPATPIPRFCTGMGYDVHRYGSGRPLRLGGVPIEGGFEVVAHSDGDVLLHALADALLGCAALGDIGRHFPDSDPTLEGVSSALLLDRVLTMVREAGVTPCHADLTIVAQKPRMAPHGAAIRKNVARLLGLPQSCVNVKATTEEGLGFTGRLEGIKAYAVVSAQAAPLDAAEHSSPLNPTAERL; encoded by the coding sequence ATGCCCCAACCTGTTTTCACGTCCGACGCCGAAGATGCTCCCTGGGCCCTGGTGCTGGCCGCCGGGCACGGCAGTCGCATGGCGGCCGCCACAGGCGGCGAAGCCAAACAGTTTTTGCCCTGGCGCGGCCTGCCCCTCTACTGGCACGCAGCCCAGGCCATGAGCCGCAGCGGCCTGACGGCCGGTCTGGTCTTTGTTTTTCCGCCCCAGCGCCGCGCGGCGGAAGAAGAGCGCCTGCGCGCCCTGTGCCGCAGCCACGACCTCGGCTTGCCCTGGGTCTGCGCCGACGGCGGCGAAACCCGGCAGGATTCCGTACGCCAGGGTTTGGCCGCCCTGCCCGCGCGCACGCGCTGGGTGCTGGTGCACGATGCGGCCCGCCCCTTTGTGAGCCCGGCCCTGGTGCAGCGCGTCTGTGCGGCCTTGCGGGAAGGCGCAGTGGGCGTAGTGCCCGCTCTGCCCGTCACCGATACCATTAAAACCGTGGCGGAAGGCAAGGTGCTTGCCACCCTGCCCCGGCACAGCCTGGCGGCCGTGCAGACCCCGCAGGGCTTTTGCTGCGCGACCCTGCGCCGCGCCCATGCGGCGGCTCTGGCCGCCCCCGGCGGCCCGGCCACGGACGACGCAGCCCTGCTGGAAGCCCTGGGCGAGGAGGTGCGCGTAGTGCCAGGCGAAACCGTCAATGTCAAACTGACCCATCCCCAAGACCTGGATTTGCTGCGCCCTGCCACCCCCATACCGCGCTTCTGCACCGGCATGGGCTATGATGTGCACCGCTACGGCTCTGGCCGCCCCCTGCGCCTGGGCGGCGTGCCCATAGAAGGCGGCTTTGAGGTAGTAGCCCACTCGGACGGCGACGTGCTGCTGCACGCCCTGGCCGACGCCCTGCTGGGCTGCGCCGCGTTGGGCGACATTGGCCGGCATTTTCCCGACAGCGACCCCACTCTGGAGGGCGTTTCTTCCGCCCTGCTGCTGGACAGGGTGCTGACTATGGTACGCGAGGCGGGCGTCACGCCCTGCCACGCGGACCTGACCATTGTGGCCCAAAAACCGCGCATGGCTCCCCACGGCGCGGCTATCCGCAAAAACGTGGCCCGGCTGCTGGGCCTGCCCCAGAGCTGCGTCAATGTTAAGGCCACCACCGAAGAAGGCCTGGGCTTTACCGGCCGGCTTGAGGGCATCAAGGCCTATGCCGTGGTCAGCGCACAGGCCGCGCCCCTGGACGCTGCGGAACATTCCTCCCCCCTGAACCCCACTGCCGAACGGTTATGA
- a CDS encoding Nif3-like dinuclear metal center hexameric protein: MQLIEIIDAIEKIAPLGQAASWDLSGLQVAARRTEVRSLAVCLDPTPASLAAALAQGAEMVLSHHPLTLKPTLPNCCNNYHEALRLLLSADVPLYAAHTSLDVNPHGPAGWLARELELNNLCVLEPAAPAQGTELPPGYGLAGDLPQACSVADLAARLARRLDLSTAVCCGPQATHVRRVAYCTGSGASLMDAAAQADAQLYITGDIKYHAALEAAVCLLDVGHHSLEEEMMRHMSLLLQQTLTGVAVHFVPSRSPFRPVVFS, from the coding sequence ATGCAACTGATTGAAATTATTGACGCCATAGAAAAAATTGCGCCTCTGGGGCAGGCTGCGTCCTGGGATCTTTCCGGCCTGCAGGTGGCGGCCCGCCGCACAGAAGTGCGCAGTCTGGCCGTGTGCCTGGACCCCACGCCGGCCTCCTTGGCCGCCGCCCTAGCTCAAGGGGCGGAGATGGTCCTCAGCCACCATCCCCTGACCCTCAAGCCCACCCTGCCCAATTGCTGCAACAACTACCACGAGGCCCTGCGCCTGCTGCTGAGCGCGGATGTGCCCCTCTACGCCGCGCACACGTCGCTGGACGTCAACCCCCACGGACCGGCGGGCTGGCTGGCGCGGGAGCTGGAACTCAACAACCTTTGCGTGCTGGAACCCGCAGCCCCGGCCCAGGGGACGGAGCTGCCCCCCGGCTACGGCCTGGCGGGCGACCTGCCCCAGGCCTGTTCCGTGGCTGATCTGGCCGCACGCCTGGCGCGGCGGCTGGACCTGAGCACGGCCGTCTGCTGCGGCCCGCAGGCGACCCACGTGCGCCGGGTGGCTTACTGCACCGGTTCGGGCGCCTCTCTGATGGACGCGGCGGCCCAGGCCGACGCACAGTTGTATATTACCGGCGACATCAAGTATCACGCGGCTCTCGAAGCCGCCGTCTGCCTTCTGGACGTGGGGCACCATAGCCTGGAAGAAGAAATGATGCGCCACATGAGCCTGTTGCTGCAACAGACCTTGACGGGCGTGGCCGTACACTTTGTGCCGTCGCGATCGCCCTTCCGCCCTGTTGTTTTTTCCTGA
- the rpoN gene encoding RNA polymerase factor sigma-54 — MALELRQQLKLAQQLVMTPQLQQAIKLLQLSRLELLETVQQELVENPFLEESGGEEAGPETVAEDGREPVAEEVYDRELAKDADWEDYLGEFASTPRLSQSREYEAAEEISPLEARYAAKPTLEGHLLWQLRLSQLTDAQKAIGEVIIGNLSSSGYLQASVEEVAEMAHAAPDEVRAVLEKVQHFDPVGVAARDARECLLVQIRNLHYDRDPILVELVTSHLEDLEAKRYKPLLRKFKLDMEGLREYLDIIQSLDPLPGASFGGGEPTYVSPDVFVYKVGDEFVILLNEDGLPQLQLSAMSGMDLTAASEKEKEYCSEKIRSASWLIKSLYQRQRTLYKVMESIVRHQRPFFEEGVTRLAPLILKDIADDIGMHESTVSRITTNKYVATPHGIFELKFFFNSGLELDDGSQVGSESVKALIKKFIADEDPHAPLSDERIGEMLKERLKVNIARRTVAKYRTALDIPSSSRRKEHF; from the coding sequence ATGGCACTGGAACTTCGGCAGCAACTAAAGCTGGCACAACAATTGGTGATGACCCCGCAACTGCAGCAGGCCATCAAATTGTTGCAGCTCTCTCGTCTGGAACTTCTGGAAACGGTCCAGCAGGAGCTGGTGGAAAACCCGTTTCTGGAGGAATCCGGCGGCGAAGAGGCCGGGCCGGAAACCGTGGCCGAAGACGGGCGCGAACCCGTGGCCGAAGAGGTCTATGACCGTGAGCTGGCCAAGGACGCCGACTGGGAAGATTATCTGGGTGAATTTGCCAGTACCCCCCGCCTGTCGCAGTCCCGCGAGTACGAGGCCGCCGAAGAAATTTCGCCCTTGGAGGCCCGCTACGCCGCCAAGCCCACCTTGGAAGGCCACCTGCTCTGGCAGCTCCGGCTTTCGCAGTTGACCGACGCACAGAAGGCCATTGGCGAGGTGATCATCGGCAACCTTTCTTCATCGGGCTATTTGCAGGCCAGCGTGGAGGAAGTGGCGGAGATGGCCCACGCCGCGCCCGACGAGGTGCGCGCCGTTCTTGAAAAGGTGCAGCATTTTGACCCTGTGGGCGTGGCCGCCCGGGACGCGCGGGAGTGTCTGCTGGTGCAGATCCGCAATCTGCACTATGACCGCGACCCCATCCTTGTGGAGTTGGTTACATCCCACCTGGAAGATCTGGAGGCAAAACGTTACAAGCCCCTGCTGCGCAAGTTCAAGCTGGATATGGAAGGCCTGCGGGAGTATCTGGACATCATCCAGAGCCTGGACCCGCTGCCCGGCGCCAGCTTTGGCGGGGGCGAGCCCACCTATGTGAGCCCGGACGTTTTTGTCTACAAAGTGGGCGATGAGTTTGTGATCCTGCTCAATGAGGATGGTTTGCCGCAGCTGCAGCTTTCGGCCATGAGCGGGATGGATCTGACCGCCGCTTCGGAGAAGGAAAAGGAATACTGTTCCGAAAAAATCCGCTCCGCTTCCTGGCTGATTAAAAGCCTTTACCAGCGCCAACGGACCCTGTATAAAGTGATGGAGAGCATTGTGCGTCACCAGCGGCCTTTTTTTGAAGAGGGCGTCACCAGGCTGGCCCCGCTCATCCTCAAGGACATTGCCGACGATATCGGCATGCACGAGTCCACGGTAAGCCGCATCACCACCAACAAATATGTGGCTACGCCCCACGGCATTTTTGAACTGAAATTTTTCTTCAACAGCGGGCTGGAACTGGACGACGGCAGCCAGGTGGGCTCTGAAAGCGTCAAGGCGCTGATCAAAAAATTTATTGCGGATGAAGACCCCCACGCGCCCTTGAGCGACGAACGCATCGGCGAAATGCTCAAAGAGCGCCTCAAGGTCAACATCGCCCGACGCACGGTGGCCAAATACCGCACCGCTCTCGATATTCCTTCTTCATCACGGCGCAAGGAGCACTTTTAG
- a CDS encoding FapA family protein has protein sequence MQYYLQHYFNPDFDHLNLKPGEAGGSSDVYSLGYVQNVINGQVLARLVPLEAVGTKTDLRFILESPVFPAGANTRVDPEHPEYLLAAANGYVFYLHGKITVKKLLNVRQDVSFQTGNIFFVGDMAVHGSVRAGFSVQGNNVRIMGMVEGGVVRARRNLLIEGGVRGGAGRHSKVDAGGKLLTPFMERVDARARDSMVVDKTCLYCTVYAGSNLVVRELAYGGVINAYGSVYVGRQLGNKAAIPTQVFLGYDPVSIRQLEKLDKILKDLSQAVLHLNAVAGHLPPETNEITRKLQVQRRQYDDLLKKREQLWSRLTQDEQAMQGCRLLVPGTIYPGVEISIGRTFMEVERLQQNVLFRLDKDDIVVEPLPVALRSKRP, from the coding sequence GTGCAATACTATTTGCAACACTACTTCAATCCCGATTTCGACCACCTCAACCTCAAGCCGGGAGAGGCTGGCGGTTCGTCCGACGTCTACAGCCTGGGCTACGTGCAGAACGTCATCAATGGGCAGGTACTGGCCCGCCTGGTGCCGTTGGAGGCCGTCGGCACAAAAACGGATCTGCGTTTTATTCTGGAATCTCCGGTTTTTCCCGCCGGGGCCAACACCAGAGTAGACCCCGAACACCCCGAATACCTGCTGGCCGCCGCCAATGGCTATGTTTTTTATCTCCACGGAAAGATCACGGTCAAAAAACTGCTCAACGTGCGCCAAGACGTGAGCTTTCAGACCGGCAACATCTTTTTTGTAGGCGACATGGCCGTGCACGGCTCCGTACGCGCGGGCTTTTCCGTCCAGGGCAACAACGTGCGCATCATGGGCATGGTGGAGGGCGGCGTGGTCCGCGCCCGGCGCAACCTGCTTATTGAAGGGGGCGTGCGCGGCGGCGCGGGAAGGCACAGCAAGGTGGACGCCGGCGGCAAACTGCTGACCCCATTTATGGAACGCGTGGACGCCCGCGCCCGTGACAGCATGGTGGTGGACAAAACCTGCCTCTACTGCACCGTGTACGCGGGCAGCAACCTGGTGGTGCGCGAACTGGCCTACGGCGGCGTCATCAACGCCTACGGCAGCGTGTATGTGGGCCGGCAGCTGGGCAACAAGGCTGCCATCCCCACCCAGGTTTTTCTGGGCTACGACCCCGTGAGCATCCGCCAGCTGGAAAAGCTGGACAAAATCCTCAAAGACCTTTCCCAGGCCGTGCTGCACCTCAATGCTGTGGCCGGACATCTGCCGCCGGAAACCAACGAAATCACGCGCAAACTCCAGGTCCAGCGCCGGCAGTATGACGATCTGCTCAAAAAGCGTGAACAACTCTGGAGCCGACTGACTCAGGACGAGCAGGCCATGCAGGGCTGCCGGCTGCTGGTGCCGGGCACGATCTATCCGGGGGTGGAAATTTCCATTGGGCGTACCTTTATGGAAGTGGAACGCCTGCAACAGAATGTGCTCTTTCGCCTGGACAAGGACGATATTGTGGTGGAGCCCCTGCCCGTTGCCCTCCGGAGCAAGCGCCCATGA